TTTGCGGATGTGTGGGACTTAAGCCAACTTATGGCAGAGTGAGCAGATATGGCCTTGGCGCCTACTCAAGCAGCCTTGATCAAATAGGTCCGATCGCTCAAAACGTAGAAGATGCAGCCATTTTATATGACGCGATCGCTGGACACGATCCAAAAGATAGCACGAGCGCAGATGTGCCGTTTGTGAGCGTTAGCGACAAGATAGATGGCAACAAAAAGCTAAAAATTTGCGTCATCAAAAACTACGTAGAAAACGCAAGCGAGCAGACAAAAGCTGCTTTAAATTTAGCTATCGAAAAGCTAAAATTACACGGCCACAGCGTAACTTACACAAATTTTGAAGACTCAAAATATGACGTCGCTGCCTACTACATCATAGCAACCGCAGAGGCAAGCGCAAATTTAAGCCGCTACGATGGCGTGAGATATGGCAGACGCGCAGATGCTAAAAATTTAAAAGAGCTATATATCAACTCACGATCTGAGGGCTTTGGCGAAGAAGTAAAAAGAAGAATTTTGCTTGGTACATTTGTGCTAAGTAGCGGATACTACGATGCTTACTACATCAAAGCGCAAAAAGCAAGAGCGCATATAAAAGCTCAGTACGAGAAAATTTTAGAAGAAAATGATCTCATATTCATGCCAGTTGCCCCAAGCACAGCTTATAAATTTGGAGCACACAGCGATCCGCTTCAAGCCTACCTAAGCGACATCTACACGATCAGCGTAAATTTAGCAGGTCTGCCAGCTATCTCTGTGCCAGTTGGCAAAGATGATCAAAATTTAAACGTGAGCGCCCAGCTCATCGCAAAAGCGTGGGACGAACAGACCTTGATAAATGGTGCTAAGAGCCTAGAAAATTTAATAAAAGGATAAAAATATGAAGATAGTAAAGAGAGCTTTAACATTTGAGGATGTGCTTCTTGTGCCGCAATACTCTGAAATTTTGCCAAAGCAAGTTGATGTAAAAACCAGGATCAGCAAAAATGTCACGCTAAATATCCCGATCGTCTCTGCTGCGATGGATACGGTGACTGAGCATAGAACTGCTATCATGATGGCAAGGCTCGGCGGTATCGGCGTCATCCATAAAAATATGGACGTCGAAAGCCAAGCAAAAGAGGTCAAACGCGTCAAAAAAAGCGAAAGTGGCGTCATCATCGATCCTATCTTTATAAATCCAGAGGCGACTGTGGCTGAAGCTCTAAGCCTTATGTCAGATCTTCATATTTCAGGCGTTCCAGTCATCGACAAAGACCGCAAACTAATAGGAATTTTAACAAACCGCGATTTGAGATTTGAGACAAATATGAGCACTTTGGTAAAAGACCGCATGACAAAAGCACCGCTTATCACTGCACCAAAGGGCTGCACGCTTGATGATGCGGAGAAAATTTTCTCTCAAAACAGGGTTGAGAAGCTACCTATCGTCGATAAAGACGGCAGACTTGACGGACTTATCACCATAAAAGATCTAAAAAAACGCAAAGAGTATCCAAATGCAAATAAAGATAGCTACGGCAGACTTCGCGTGGCTGCGGCTATTGGCGTGGGTCAGATAGACCGCGCCAAAGCGCTAGTTGATGCTGGCGTAGATGTCATCGTCATCGACTCAGCTCACGGCCACTCAAAGGGCATCATCGATACTTTAAAAGAGGTAAAAGCGAATTTTAATGTCGATGTCGTAGCTGGCAATATCGCAAATCCAGCAGCCGTAAAAGACCTAGCAGAAGCAGGAGCTGACGGCATAAAAGTTGGCATTGGACCAGGTTCTATTTGTACCACAAGGATCGTTGCTGGCGTTGGTGTGCCTCAAATTTCAGCCATTGACGACTGCGCAAGCGAAGCAGCGAAATATGGCATCCCAGTTATCGCAGACGGCGGTTTAAAATACTCAGGCGATGTGGCAAAAGCCCTTGCAGCAGGGGCAGCTTGCGTTATGGCTGGTAGCTTGCTTGCAGGTTGCGAGGAGAGCCCGGGCGAGCTTATAACATTCCAAGGTCGCCAGTACAAAGTATATCGCGGCATGGGCTCAATAGGCGCTATGACAAAGGGTAGCTCGGACCGCTACTTTCAAGAGGGCACCGCTCAAGACAAGCTTGTGCCTGAAGGCATCGAAGGCCGTGTGCCATTTGCTGGTAGCATAAAAGATGTGATACATCAGCTAATAGGCGGCCTAAGAAGCGCTATGGGCTATGTTGGCGCAAAAGATATCCCAACTCTTCAAGAAAGAGCTGAGTTTGTCGAGATAACAAGCGCAGGACTAAAAGAGAGCCACGTCC
Above is a window of Campylobacter concisus DNA encoding:
- the gatA gene encoding Asp-tRNA(Asn)/Glu-tRNA(Gln) amidotransferase subunit GatA translates to MVTLKEALKFSAEEIKNLRAELEAKIIKEKELGAYVEQLANLEIAKLGEGVPIAIKDNIQVKGWNVTSASKILQGYVAPYNATVIEKLLGKNLAPFGRTNMDEFAMGSTTESSFYGKTLNPLNHAHVPGGSSGGSAAAVAAGLAVAALGSDTGGSIRQPAAFCGCVGLKPTYGRVSRYGLGAYSSSLDQIGPIAQNVEDAAILYDAIAGHDPKDSTSADVPFVSVSDKIDGNKKLKICVIKNYVENASEQTKAALNLAIEKLKLHGHSVTYTNFEDSKYDVAAYYIIATAEASANLSRYDGVRYGRRADAKNLKELYINSRSEGFGEEVKRRILLGTFVLSSGYYDAYYIKAQKARAHIKAQYEKILEENDLIFMPVAPSTAYKFGAHSDPLQAYLSDIYTISVNLAGLPAISVPVGKDDQNLNVSAQLIAKAWDEQTLINGAKSLENLIKG
- the guaB gene encoding IMP dehydrogenase — translated: MKIVKRALTFEDVLLVPQYSEILPKQVDVKTRISKNVTLNIPIVSAAMDTVTEHRTAIMMARLGGIGVIHKNMDVESQAKEVKRVKKSESGVIIDPIFINPEATVAEALSLMSDLHISGVPVIDKDRKLIGILTNRDLRFETNMSTLVKDRMTKAPLITAPKGCTLDDAEKIFSQNRVEKLPIVDKDGRLDGLITIKDLKKRKEYPNANKDSYGRLRVAAAIGVGQIDRAKALVDAGVDVIVIDSAHGHSKGIIDTLKEVKANFNVDVVAGNIANPAAVKDLAEAGADGIKVGIGPGSICTTRIVAGVGVPQISAIDDCASEAAKYGIPVIADGGLKYSGDVAKALAAGAACVMAGSLLAGCEESPGELITFQGRQYKVYRGMGSIGAMTKGSSDRYFQEGTAQDKLVPEGIEGRVPFAGSIKDVIHQLIGGLRSAMGYVGAKDIPTLQERAEFVEITSAGLKESHVHDVVITHEAPNYKVN